A section of the Tenrec ecaudatus isolate mTenEca1 chromosome 10, mTenEca1.hap1, whole genome shotgun sequence genome encodes:
- the LCN15 gene encoding lipocalin-15, which produces MASDCKVFLGKKDHLLMSTRAVEPTADGGLHVHMEFPQADGCWKADAEYLLAGSAGHFRVPALGYLDVRVANTDYNSFAVVYIYKELEGALSTMVQLYSRTQDLSPEARKAFQDFYPTVGLPEDMVVMLPSSDACSPGGKEAP; this is translated from the exons ATGGCGTCGGACTGCAAGGTCTTCCTGGGCAAGAAGGACCACCTGCTGATGTCCACCCGGGCCGTGGAGCCCACGGCGGATGGCGGTCTCCATGTCCACATGGAGTTCCCTCA GGCCGACGGCTGCTGGAAGGCGGATGCTGAGTACCTGCTCGCGGGCTCCGCTGGACACTTCAGAGTCCCTG CCCTGGGCTACCTGGATGTGCGCGTGGCAAACACAGACTACAACTCCTTTGCGGTGGTCTACATCTACAAGGAGCTGGAGGGCGCCCTCAGCACCATGGTGCAGCTGTACA GCCGGACCCAGGACCTGAGCCCTGAGGCCAGGAAGGCCTTCCAGGACTTCTACCCAACGGTGGGGCTCCCGGAGGACATGGTCGTCATGCTGCCCTCGTCAG ATGCCTGCTCCCCGGGGGGCAAGGAGGCACCCTGA
- the LCN6 gene encoding epididymal-specific lipocalin-6, producing the protein MRAVLLLALLRLALGPKAQAVWLGRLDPKQLLGPWYVLAVASREKGFSDTKVMRSIEGVVVTLTPENKLKMLASRSGLEGCSLTVMELLKQDSGWVFENPSLGVLEYRVLGTNFRDYAIVFTQLESGDETYNTVELYSRTQAASLEATSLFSKWSRMLGYLGQQQAVLQADLTCAHQALQMRHLPEAPGVPVGQH; encoded by the exons ATGAGGGCTGTGCTGCTCCTGGCTCTCCTGCGGCTCGCTTTGGGACCCAAGGCTCAGGCCGTGTGGCTGGGAAGGCTGGACCCTAAGCAG cttctTGGGCCCTGGTATGTCCTGGCTGTGGCCTCGAGGGAAAAGGGCTTTTCTGACACTAAGGTCATGAGGAGCATTGAAGGGGTCGTGGTGACACTGACCCCTGAGAACAAGTTGAAGATGCTGGCTTCGAGGAGTGG cctcGAGGGCTGTAGCCTGACAGTCATGGAGCTCCTGAAACAAGACTCCGGATGGGTGTTTGAGAATCCTT CCCTGGGCGTTCTGGAGTACCGAGTGCTGGGCACCAACTTCCGGGACTACGCCATCGTCTTTACGCAGCTGGAGTCCGGGGACGAGACCTACAACACGGTGGAGCTGTACA GTCGGACGCAGGCCGCCAGCTTAGAGGCCACCAGCCTCTTCTCCAAGTGGAGCCGGATGCTGGGCTACCTGGGCCAGCAGCAGGCCGTGCTGCAGGCGgacc TCACCTGTGCACACCAGGCCCTGCAGATGAGGCACCTCCCAGAGGCTCCAGGGGTCCCTGTTGGTCAGCACTGA